Proteins encoded by one window of Sorex araneus isolate mSorAra2 chromosome 3, mSorAra2.pri, whole genome shotgun sequence:
- the SSTR1 gene encoding somatostatin receptor type 1 isoform X2 encodes MEEPGRNASQNGTLSEGQGSAILISFIYSVVCLVGLCGNSMVIYVILRYAKMKTATNIYILNLAIADELLMLSVPFLVTSTLLRHWPFGSLLCRLVLSVDAVNMFTSIYCLTVLSVDRYVAVVHPIKAARYRRPTVAKVVNLGVWVLSLLVILPIVVFSRTAANSDGTVACNMLMPEPAQRWLVGFVLYTFLMGFLLPVGAICLCYVLIIAKMRMVALKAGWQQRKRSERKITLMVMMVVMVFVICWMPFYVVQLVNVFAEQDDATVSQLSVILGYANSCANPILYGFLSDNFKRSFQRILCLSWMDNAAEEPVDYYATALKSRAYSVEDFQPENLESGGVFRNGTCTSRITTL; translated from the coding sequence ATGGAGGAGCCCGGGCGGAACGCCTCGCAGAATGGGACCTTGAGCGAAGGCCAGGGCAGCGCCATCCTCATCTCCTTCATCTACTCCGTGGTGTGCCTGGTGGGGCTGTGCGGAAATTCCATGGTCATCTACGTGATCCTGCGCTACGCCAAGATGAAGACGGCCACCAACATCTACATCCTCAACCTGGCCATCGCCGACGAGCTGCTCATGCTCAGCGTGCCCTTCCTGGTCACCTCCACGCTGCTCCGCCACTGGCCCTTCGGCTCGCTGCTCTGCCGTCTCGTGCTCAGCGTAGACGCCGTCAACATGTTCACCAGCATCTACTGCCTCACGGTCCTCAGCGTGGACCGCTACGTGGCCGTGGTACACCCCATCAAGGCCGCCCGCTACCGCCGACCCACGGTCGCCAAGGTGGTGAACCTGGGCGTGTGGGTCCTCTCACTGCTCGTCATTTTGCCCATCGTGGTCTTCTCGCGCACGGCGGCCAACAGCGACGGCACCGTCGCCTGCAACATGCTCATGCCCGAGCCCGCGCAGCGCTGGCTGGTGGGCTTCGTGCTCTACACCTTCCTCATGGGCTTCCTGCTGCCCGTCGGGGCCATCTGCCTGTGCTACGTGCTCATCATCGCCAAGATGCGCATGGTGGCCCTCAAGGCCGGCTGGCAGCAGCGCAAGCGCTCGGAGCGCAAAATCAcgctgatggtgatgatggtggtgatggtgttcGTCATCTGCTGGATGCCCTTCTACGTGGTGCAGCTGGTCAATGTGTTCGCCGAGCAGGACGACGCCACGGTGAGCCAGCTGTCGGTCATTCTGGGCTATGCCAACAGCTGCGCCAACCCCATCCTCTATGGCTTCCTCTCGGACAACTTCAAGCGCTCTTTTCAGCGCATCCTGTGCCTCAGCTGGATGGACAACGCCGCTGAGGAGCCCGTCGACTACTATGCCACCGCACTCAAGAGCCGCGCCTACAGCGTGGAGGACTTCCAGCCCGAAAACCTGGAATCGGGCGGTGTCTTCCGCAACGGCACCTGCACGTCCCGCATCACCACACTCTGA
- the SSTR1 gene encoding somatostatin receptor type 1 isoform X1: protein MFPNATTSSPSSPSPCPGGCGAGGGSRGPGAGAADGMEEPGRNASQNGTLSEGQGSAILISFIYSVVCLVGLCGNSMVIYVILRYAKMKTATNIYILNLAIADELLMLSVPFLVTSTLLRHWPFGSLLCRLVLSVDAVNMFTSIYCLTVLSVDRYVAVVHPIKAARYRRPTVAKVVNLGVWVLSLLVILPIVVFSRTAANSDGTVACNMLMPEPAQRWLVGFVLYTFLMGFLLPVGAICLCYVLIIAKMRMVALKAGWQQRKRSERKITLMVMMVVMVFVICWMPFYVVQLVNVFAEQDDATVSQLSVILGYANSCANPILYGFLSDNFKRSFQRILCLSWMDNAAEEPVDYYATALKSRAYSVEDFQPENLESGGVFRNGTCTSRITTL from the coding sequence ATGTTTCCCAACGCCaccacttcctctccctcctctcctagCCCTTGCCCGGGAGGTTGCGGCGCCGGCGGCGGcagcaggggccccggggccggcgcAGCGGACGGCATGGAGGAGCCCGGGCGGAACGCCTCGCAGAATGGGACCTTGAGCGAAGGCCAGGGCAGCGCCATCCTCATCTCCTTCATCTACTCCGTGGTGTGCCTGGTGGGGCTGTGCGGAAATTCCATGGTCATCTACGTGATCCTGCGCTACGCCAAGATGAAGACGGCCACCAACATCTACATCCTCAACCTGGCCATCGCCGACGAGCTGCTCATGCTCAGCGTGCCCTTCCTGGTCACCTCCACGCTGCTCCGCCACTGGCCCTTCGGCTCGCTGCTCTGCCGTCTCGTGCTCAGCGTAGACGCCGTCAACATGTTCACCAGCATCTACTGCCTCACGGTCCTCAGCGTGGACCGCTACGTGGCCGTGGTACACCCCATCAAGGCCGCCCGCTACCGCCGACCCACGGTCGCCAAGGTGGTGAACCTGGGCGTGTGGGTCCTCTCACTGCTCGTCATTTTGCCCATCGTGGTCTTCTCGCGCACGGCGGCCAACAGCGACGGCACCGTCGCCTGCAACATGCTCATGCCCGAGCCCGCGCAGCGCTGGCTGGTGGGCTTCGTGCTCTACACCTTCCTCATGGGCTTCCTGCTGCCCGTCGGGGCCATCTGCCTGTGCTACGTGCTCATCATCGCCAAGATGCGCATGGTGGCCCTCAAGGCCGGCTGGCAGCAGCGCAAGCGCTCGGAGCGCAAAATCAcgctgatggtgatgatggtggtgatggtgttcGTCATCTGCTGGATGCCCTTCTACGTGGTGCAGCTGGTCAATGTGTTCGCCGAGCAGGACGACGCCACGGTGAGCCAGCTGTCGGTCATTCTGGGCTATGCCAACAGCTGCGCCAACCCCATCCTCTATGGCTTCCTCTCGGACAACTTCAAGCGCTCTTTTCAGCGCATCCTGTGCCTCAGCTGGATGGACAACGCCGCTGAGGAGCCCGTCGACTACTATGCCACCGCACTCAAGAGCCGCGCCTACAGCGTGGAGGACTTCCAGCCCGAAAACCTGGAATCGGGCGGTGTCTTCCGCAACGGCACCTGCACGTCCCGCATCACCACACTCTGA